A window from Equus caballus isolate H_3958 breed thoroughbred chromosome 8, TB-T2T, whole genome shotgun sequence encodes these proteins:
- the PXN gene encoding paxillin isoform X11: protein MDDLDALLADLESTTSHISKRPVFLSEETPYSYPTGNHTYQEIAVPPPVPPPPSSEALNGTILDPLDQWQPSASRFVHQQRQSPSPVYSSSAKTSSASVPQDSVGPQCPRAGEEEHVYSFPNKQKSAEPSPTVMSSSLGSNLSELDRLLLELNAVQHNPPGFPTDEANSSPPLPGALSPHYGIPENNSPLGGKAGTLTKEKPKRNGGRGLEDVRPSVESLLDELESSVPSPVPAITVNQGEMSSPQRVTSSQQQTRISASSATRELDELMASLSDFKFMAQGKTGSSSPPGGPPKPGSQLDSMLGSLQSDLNKLGVATVAKGVCGACKKPIAGQVVTAMGKTWHPEHFVCTHCQEEIGSRNFFERDGQPYCEKDYHNLFSPRCYYCNGPILDKVVTALDRTWHPEHFFCAQCGAFFGPEGFHEKDGKAYCRKDYFDMFAPKCGGCARAILENYISALNTLWHPECFVCRMEKGSERRTNMHEASL, encoded by the exons ACGCCCTGCTGGCAGACTTGGAGTCCACCACTTCCCACATCTCCAAACGGCCTGTGTTCTTGTCAGAGGAGACCCCCTACTCATACCCAACTGGAAACCACACGTACCAGGAGATTGCCGTGCCACCCCCTGTCCCTCCACCCCCATCCAGTGAGGCCCTCAATGGCACCATCCTTGACCCCTTAGACCAGTGGCAGCCCAGCGCCTCCCGATTCGTCCACCAGCAG CGTCAGTCCCCGTCGCCCGTGTACAGCTCCAGTGCCAAAACTTCCAGTGCCTCGGTCCCCCAGGACAGCGTGGGCCCTCAGTGTCCCCGAGCCGGTGAGGAAGAGCACGTCTACAG TTTCCCCAACAAACAGAAGTCAGCTGAGCCTTCACCCACTGTGATGAGCTCCTCTCTGGGCAGCAACCTTTCCGAACTCGACCGCCTGCTGCTGGAACTGAACGCTGTGCAGCATAACCCCCCTGGCTTCCCCACAG aTGAGGCCAACTCAAGCCCCCCGCTTCCTGGGGCTCTGAGCCCCCATTATGGCATCCCGGAGAATAACAGCCCGCTGGGGGGCAAAGCTGGGACCCTGACCAAAGAGAAGCCCAAACGGAATGGGGGCCGGGGCCTGGAGGACGTGCGGCCCAGCGTGGAGAGTCTCTTGGATGAACTGGAGAGCTCCGTGCCCAGCCCCGT CCCTGCCATCACTGTGAACCAGGGTGAGATGAGCAGCCCTCAGCGAGTCACCTCCAGCCAGCAGCAGACTCGAATCTCAGCCTCTTCTGCCACCAGGGAGCTAGATGAACTCATGGCCTCGCTGTCGGATTTTAAG TTCATGGCCCAGGGGAAGACGGGGAGCAGCTCTCCCCCAGGGGGGCCCCCAAAGCCCGGGAGCCAGCTAGACAGCATGCTGGGGAGCCTGCAATCCGACCTGAACAAACTGGGGGTCGCCACGGTTGCCAAAGGGGTCTGCGGGGCCTGCAAGAAGCCCATCGCCGGGCAG GTCGTGACTGCCATGGGGAAGACGTGGCACCCGGAGCACTTCGTCTGCACCCACTGCCAGGAGGAGATCGGATCCCGGAACTTCTTTGAGCGGGATGGACAGCCGTACTGTGAAAAGGACTATCACAACCTCTTCTCTCCGCGCTGCTACTACTGCAACGGTCCCATCCTGGAT AAAGTGGTGACAGCCCTTGACCGAACGTGGCACCCCGAGCACTTCTTCTGTGCCCAGTGTGGCGCCTTCTTCGGTCCTGAAG GGTTCCATGAGAAAGATGGCAAGGCCTACTGCCGGAAGGATTACTTTGACATGTTTGCGCCCAAGTGTGGCGGCTGTGCCCGGGCCATCCTGGAGAACTACATCTCGGCCCTCAACACCCTCTGGCATCCTGAGTGCTTCGTGTGCCGG ATGGAGAAGGGTTCAGAGAGGAGAACCAACATGCATGAGGCAAGCCTCTGA
- the PXN gene encoding paxillin isoform X5: MDDLDALLADLESTTSHISKRPVFLSEETPYSYPTGNHTYQEIAVPPPVPPPPSSEALNGTILDPLDQWQPSASRFVHQQRQSPSPVYSSSAKTSSASVPQDSVGPQCPRAGEEEHVYSFPNKQKSAEPSPTVMSSSLGSNLSELDRLLLELNAVQHNPPGFPTDEANSSPPLPGALSPHYGIPENNSPLGGKAGTLTKEKPKRNGGRGLEDVRPSVESLLDELESSVPSPVPAITVNQGEMSSPQRVTSSQQQTRISASSATRELDELMASLSDFKEVTEPAVKAVDRQTVFPDTWRPTKERGQRKERARPEPAEAEGSCPAPVDEQLGGETPMKGSLVRPTQGPETPRRPEATTEAAAEAKRKQPESPHAAVMDTPSTTERISTSGQIRSVIRRSRETGHAHPMSREPSPRRRLDPATLSRTPSQERLIAELQGRLGIQPEAEEAAGAAGASTEDWLTEGVIITVQPRGRRAGGQLVEKVVFPPGSPIPLRRTFSVLASPPPVPLLQDRKDASASSSSPKPSLPAPSVLGPSALTHGSSGVQSDEAGSWEDDAQGPTPPPPAPHTGRSVGCQTDEDPLFPPMQVQGLEQRADGELCWAAGWPPNGRQSSPEGQDEGGFMAQGKTGSSSPPGGPPKPGSQLDSMLGSLQSDLNKLGVATVAKGVCGACKKPIAGQVVTAMGKTWHPEHFVCTHCQEEIGSRNFFERDGQPYCEKDYHNLFSPRCYYCNGPILDKVVTALDRTWHPEHFFCAQCGAFFGPEGFHEKDGKAYCRKDYFDMFAPKCGGCARAILENYISALNTLWHPECFVCRECFTPFVNGSFFEHDGQPYCEVHYHERRGSLCSGCQKPITGRCITAMAKKFHPEHFVCAFCLKQLNKGTFKEQNDKPYCQNCFLKLFC, from the exons ACGCCCTGCTGGCAGACTTGGAGTCCACCACTTCCCACATCTCCAAACGGCCTGTGTTCTTGTCAGAGGAGACCCCCTACTCATACCCAACTGGAAACCACACGTACCAGGAGATTGCCGTGCCACCCCCTGTCCCTCCACCCCCATCCAGTGAGGCCCTCAATGGCACCATCCTTGACCCCTTAGACCAGTGGCAGCCCAGCGCCTCCCGATTCGTCCACCAGCAG CGTCAGTCCCCGTCGCCCGTGTACAGCTCCAGTGCCAAAACTTCCAGTGCCTCGGTCCCCCAGGACAGCGTGGGCCCTCAGTGTCCCCGAGCCGGTGAGGAAGAGCACGTCTACAG TTTCCCCAACAAACAGAAGTCAGCTGAGCCTTCACCCACTGTGATGAGCTCCTCTCTGGGCAGCAACCTTTCCGAACTCGACCGCCTGCTGCTGGAACTGAACGCTGTGCAGCATAACCCCCCTGGCTTCCCCACAG aTGAGGCCAACTCAAGCCCCCCGCTTCCTGGGGCTCTGAGCCCCCATTATGGCATCCCGGAGAATAACAGCCCGCTGGGGGGCAAAGCTGGGACCCTGACCAAAGAGAAGCCCAAACGGAATGGGGGCCGGGGCCTGGAGGACGTGCGGCCCAGCGTGGAGAGTCTCTTGGATGAACTGGAGAGCTCCGTGCCCAGCCCCGT CCCTGCCATCACTGTGAACCAGGGTGAGATGAGCAGCCCTCAGCGAGTCACCTCCAGCCAGCAGCAGACTCGAATCTCAGCCTCTTCTGCCACCAGGGAGCTAGATGAACTCATGGCCTCGCTGTCGGATTTTAAG GAAGTAACCGAGCCAGCTGTCAAGGCTGTGGACCGTCAGACTGTGTTCCCAGATACCTGGAGGCCCACGAAGGAACgtggacagaggaaggagagggcaaGGCCAGAGCCAGCGGAGGCGGAAGGCAGCTGCCCTGCCCCAGTTGATGAGCAGTTAGGTGGAGAGACGCCCATGAAGGGAAGCCTGGTCAGGCCAACCCAGGGACCCGAGACCCCCAGGCGGCCAGAGGCCACCACCGAAGCTGCTGCCGAGGCCAAGCGGAAACAGCCAGAGTCTCCACATGCCGCGGTCATGGACACACCCAGCACCACTGAGAGGATTTCCACCTCCGGCCAG ATCCGCTCTGTGATCAGGAGGAGCCGGGAGACGGGCCACGCGCACCCCATGTCCCGGGAGCCCTCCCCTCGCCGCCGGCTGGACCCCGCCACCCTGAGCAGGACCCCATCCCAGGAGCGGCTCATCGCAGAGCTGCAGGGTCGGCTGGGCATCCAGCCGGAGGCGGAGGAGGCAGCGGGGGCAGCAGGGGCCTCCACCGAGGACTGGCTGACCGAGGGCGTCATCATCACTGTGCAGCCACGTGGGAGGCGGGCCGGGGGGCAGCTTGTAGAGAAG gTTGTCTTCCCTCCTGGCTCTCCCATTCCCCTGAGAAGAACCTTCTCTGTtctggcttctcctcctcctgtcccttTGCTCCAGGATCGCAAAGATGCCTCGGCCAGCAGCTCTTCTCCCAAGCCCAGCCTGCCTGCCCCGTCTGTCCTGGGGCCCTCAGCTCTCACCCATGGTTCCTCTGGGGTCCAGAGTGATGAGGCAGGGTCCTGGGAAGACGATGCGCAgggtcccacccctccccctcctgcgCCCCACACTGGGAGGTCTGTGGGCTGCCAGACCGACGAGGACCCACTCTTCCCCCCGATGCAG GTCCAGGGCCTGGAACAAAGAGCAGATGGAGAGCTGTGCTGGGCAGCTGGCTGGCCTCCGAACGGCAGGCAGAGCAGTCCTGAAGGGCAGGACGAGGGAGGG TTCATGGCCCAGGGGAAGACGGGGAGCAGCTCTCCCCCAGGGGGGCCCCCAAAGCCCGGGAGCCAGCTAGACAGCATGCTGGGGAGCCTGCAATCCGACCTGAACAAACTGGGGGTCGCCACGGTTGCCAAAGGGGTCTGCGGGGCCTGCAAGAAGCCCATCGCCGGGCAG GTCGTGACTGCCATGGGGAAGACGTGGCACCCGGAGCACTTCGTCTGCACCCACTGCCAGGAGGAGATCGGATCCCGGAACTTCTTTGAGCGGGATGGACAGCCGTACTGTGAAAAGGACTATCACAACCTCTTCTCTCCGCGCTGCTACTACTGCAACGGTCCCATCCTGGAT AAAGTGGTGACAGCCCTTGACCGAACGTGGCACCCCGAGCACTTCTTCTGTGCCCAGTGTGGCGCCTTCTTCGGTCCTGAAG GGTTCCATGAGAAAGATGGCAAGGCCTACTGCCGGAAGGATTACTTTGACATGTTTGCGCCCAAGTGTGGCGGCTGTGCCCGGGCCATCCTGGAGAACTACATCTCGGCCCTCAACACCCTCTGGCATCCTGAGTGCTTCGTGTGCCGG GAATGCTTCACGCCATTCGTCAATGGCAGCTTCTTTGAGCACGACGGGCAGCCCTACTGTGAGGTGCACTACCACGAGCGGCGCGGCTCCCTGTGCTCTGGCTGCCAGAAGCCCATCACCGGCCGCTGCATCACCGCCATGGCCAAGAAATTCCACCCAGAGCACTTCGTCTGTGCCTTCTGCCTCAAGCAGCTCAACAAGGGCACCTTCAAGGAGCAGAACGACAAGCCTTACTGTCAGAACTGCTTCCTCAAGCTCTTCTGCTAG
- the PXN gene encoding paxillin isoform X2 yields the protein MDDLDALLADLESTTSHISKRPVFLSEETPYSYPTGNHTYQEIAVPPPVPPPPSSEALNGTILDPLDQWQPSASRFVHQQRQSPSPVYSSSAKTSSASVPQDSVGPQCPRAGEEEHVYSFPNKQKSAEPSPTVMSSSLGSNLSELDRLLLELNAVQHNPPGFPTDEANSSPPLPGALSPHYGIPENNSPLGGKAGTLTKEKPKRNGGRGLEDVRPSVESLLDELESSVPSPVPAITVNQGEMSSPQRVTSSQQQTRISASSATRELDELMASLSDFKTSSSAVALSAPGLLPNSAPSPHHILPSPLPPGGHGHTLEVLCAEGNDSGRGLLPPVAPSWLDLAGLGVMPDTPNSRFPSAEGSLGPSGTESQAQVWRDPPDLMSELSRAPPYHSLPRAGCTGPPEPGDPQGPSRSPLYSEGSMAATWSQPWALEVLRPETPHGATPTFQEVTEPAVKAVDRQTVFPDTWRPTKERGQRKERARPEPAEAEGSCPAPVDEQLGGETPMKGSLVRPTQGPETPRRPEATTEAAAEAKRKQPESPHAAVMDTPSTTERISTSGQIRSVIRRSRETGHAHPMSREPSPRRRLDPATLSRTPSQERLIAELQGRLGIQPEAEEAAGAAGASTEDWLTEGVIITVQPRGRRAGGQLVEKVQGLEQRADGELCWAAGWPPNGRQSSPEGQDEGGFMAQGKTGSSSPPGGPPKPGSQLDSMLGSLQSDLNKLGVATVAKGVCGACKKPIAGQVVTAMGKTWHPEHFVCTHCQEEIGSRNFFERDGQPYCEKDYHNLFSPRCYYCNGPILDKVVTALDRTWHPEHFFCAQCGAFFGPEGFHEKDGKAYCRKDYFDMFAPKCGGCARAILENYISALNTLWHPECFVCRECFTPFVNGSFFEHDGQPYCEVHYHERRGSLCSGCQKPITGRCITAMAKKFHPEHFVCAFCLKQLNKGTFKEQNDKPYCQNCFLKLFC from the exons ACGCCCTGCTGGCAGACTTGGAGTCCACCACTTCCCACATCTCCAAACGGCCTGTGTTCTTGTCAGAGGAGACCCCCTACTCATACCCAACTGGAAACCACACGTACCAGGAGATTGCCGTGCCACCCCCTGTCCCTCCACCCCCATCCAGTGAGGCCCTCAATGGCACCATCCTTGACCCCTTAGACCAGTGGCAGCCCAGCGCCTCCCGATTCGTCCACCAGCAG CGTCAGTCCCCGTCGCCCGTGTACAGCTCCAGTGCCAAAACTTCCAGTGCCTCGGTCCCCCAGGACAGCGTGGGCCCTCAGTGTCCCCGAGCCGGTGAGGAAGAGCACGTCTACAG TTTCCCCAACAAACAGAAGTCAGCTGAGCCTTCACCCACTGTGATGAGCTCCTCTCTGGGCAGCAACCTTTCCGAACTCGACCGCCTGCTGCTGGAACTGAACGCTGTGCAGCATAACCCCCCTGGCTTCCCCACAG aTGAGGCCAACTCAAGCCCCCCGCTTCCTGGGGCTCTGAGCCCCCATTATGGCATCCCGGAGAATAACAGCCCGCTGGGGGGCAAAGCTGGGACCCTGACCAAAGAGAAGCCCAAACGGAATGGGGGCCGGGGCCTGGAGGACGTGCGGCCCAGCGTGGAGAGTCTCTTGGATGAACTGGAGAGCTCCGTGCCCAGCCCCGT CCCTGCCATCACTGTGAACCAGGGTGAGATGAGCAGCCCTCAGCGAGTCACCTCCAGCCAGCAGCAGACTCGAATCTCAGCCTCTTCTGCCACCAGGGAGCTAGATGAACTCATGGCCTCGCTGTCGGATTTTAAG aCCAGCTCCTCTGCTGTGGCCTTGAGTGCCCCGGGGCTGCTGCCCAACTCAGCTCCATCCCCACACCACAtacttccctctcctcttcctcctggaggCCATGGTCACACCCTGGAGGTCCTCTGCGCTGAGGGCAATGATAGTGGACGGGGCCTTTTGCCTCCTGTGGCCCCCAGCTGGCTTGATTTGGCTGGCCTCGGGGTGATGCCTGACACCCCCAACTCAAGGTTTCCCTCTGCAGAGGGTTCTCTGGGGCCATCTGGTACAGAGAGCCAGGCTCAAGTTTGGAGGGACCCACCAGACCTCATGAGTGAGCTCTCCAGGGCTCCCCCGTACCACTCTCTACCCCGAGCTGGGTGTACAGGTCCCCCGGAGCCTGGAGACCCCCAAGGGCCGTCGAGAAGTCCTTTGTACTCGGAGGGGTCTATGGCTGCCACTTGGTCGCAGCCGTGGGCTTTGGAGGTACTCAGGCCTGAGACTCCCCATGGAGCTACGCCCACCTTCCAGGAAGTAACCGAGCCAGCTGTCAAGGCTGTGGACCGTCAGACTGTGTTCCCAGATACCTGGAGGCCCACGAAGGAACgtggacagaggaaggagagggcaaGGCCAGAGCCAGCGGAGGCGGAAGGCAGCTGCCCTGCCCCAGTTGATGAGCAGTTAGGTGGAGAGACGCCCATGAAGGGAAGCCTGGTCAGGCCAACCCAGGGACCCGAGACCCCCAGGCGGCCAGAGGCCACCACCGAAGCTGCTGCCGAGGCCAAGCGGAAACAGCCAGAGTCTCCACATGCCGCGGTCATGGACACACCCAGCACCACTGAGAGGATTTCCACCTCCGGCCAG ATCCGCTCTGTGATCAGGAGGAGCCGGGAGACGGGCCACGCGCACCCCATGTCCCGGGAGCCCTCCCCTCGCCGCCGGCTGGACCCCGCCACCCTGAGCAGGACCCCATCCCAGGAGCGGCTCATCGCAGAGCTGCAGGGTCGGCTGGGCATCCAGCCGGAGGCGGAGGAGGCAGCGGGGGCAGCAGGGGCCTCCACCGAGGACTGGCTGACCGAGGGCGTCATCATCACTGTGCAGCCACGTGGGAGGCGGGCCGGGGGGCAGCTTGTAGAGAAG GTCCAGGGCCTGGAACAAAGAGCAGATGGAGAGCTGTGCTGGGCAGCTGGCTGGCCTCCGAACGGCAGGCAGAGCAGTCCTGAAGGGCAGGACGAGGGAGGG TTCATGGCCCAGGGGAAGACGGGGAGCAGCTCTCCCCCAGGGGGGCCCCCAAAGCCCGGGAGCCAGCTAGACAGCATGCTGGGGAGCCTGCAATCCGACCTGAACAAACTGGGGGTCGCCACGGTTGCCAAAGGGGTCTGCGGGGCCTGCAAGAAGCCCATCGCCGGGCAG GTCGTGACTGCCATGGGGAAGACGTGGCACCCGGAGCACTTCGTCTGCACCCACTGCCAGGAGGAGATCGGATCCCGGAACTTCTTTGAGCGGGATGGACAGCCGTACTGTGAAAAGGACTATCACAACCTCTTCTCTCCGCGCTGCTACTACTGCAACGGTCCCATCCTGGAT AAAGTGGTGACAGCCCTTGACCGAACGTGGCACCCCGAGCACTTCTTCTGTGCCCAGTGTGGCGCCTTCTTCGGTCCTGAAG GGTTCCATGAGAAAGATGGCAAGGCCTACTGCCGGAAGGATTACTTTGACATGTTTGCGCCCAAGTGTGGCGGCTGTGCCCGGGCCATCCTGGAGAACTACATCTCGGCCCTCAACACCCTCTGGCATCCTGAGTGCTTCGTGTGCCGG GAATGCTTCACGCCATTCGTCAATGGCAGCTTCTTTGAGCACGACGGGCAGCCCTACTGTGAGGTGCACTACCACGAGCGGCGCGGCTCCCTGTGCTCTGGCTGCCAGAAGCCCATCACCGGCCGCTGCATCACCGCCATGGCCAAGAAATTCCACCCAGAGCACTTCGTCTGTGCCTTCTGCCTCAAGCAGCTCAACAAGGGCACCTTCAAGGAGCAGAACGACAAGCCTTACTGTCAGAACTGCTTCCTCAAGCTCTTCTGCTAG
- the PXN gene encoding paxillin isoform X4, giving the protein MDDLDALLADLESTTSHISKRPVFLSEETPYSYPTGNHTYQEIAVPPPVPPPPSSEALNGTILDPLDQWQPSASRFVHQQRQSPSPVYSSSAKTSSASVPQDSVGPQCPRAGEEEHVYSFPNKQKSAEPSPTVMSSSLGSNLSELDRLLLELNAVQHNPPGFPTDEANSSPPLPGALSPHYGIPENNSPLGGKAGTLTKEKPKRNGGRGLEDVRPSVESLLDELESSVPSPVPAITVNQGEMSSPQRVTSSQQQTRISASSATRELDELMASLSDFKTSSSAVALSAPGLLPNSAPSPHHILPSPLPPGGHGHTLEVLCAEGNDSGRGLLPPVAPSWLDLAGLGVMPDTPNSRFPSAEGSLGPSGTESQAQVWRDPPDLMSELSRAPPYHSLPRAGCTGPPEPGDPQGPSRSPLYSEGSMAATWSQPWALEVLRPETPHGATPTFQEVTEPAVKAVDRQTVFPDTWRPTKERGQRKERARPEPAEAEGSCPAPVDEQLGGETPMKGSLVRPTQGPETPRRPEATTEAAAEAKRKQPESPHAAVMDTPSTTERISTSGQIRSVIRRSRETGHAHPMSREPSPRRRLDPATLSRTPSQERLIAELQGRLGIQPEAEEAAGAAGASTEDWLTEGVIITVQPRGRRAGGQLVEKVVFPPGSPIPLRRTFSVLASPPPVPLLQDRKDASASSSSPKPSLPAPSVLGPSALTHGSSGVQSDEAGSWEDDAQGPTPPPPAPHTGRSVGCQTDEDPLFPPMQVQGLEQRADGELCWAAGWPPNGRQSSPEGQDEGGFMAQGKTGSSSPPGGPPKPGSQLDSMLGSLQSDLNKLGVATVAKGVCGACKKPIAGQVVTAMGKTWHPEHFVCTHCQEEIGSRNFFERDGQPYCEKDYHNLFSPRCYYCNGPILDKVVTALDRTWHPEHFFCAQCGAFFGPEGFHEKDGKAYCRKDYFDMFAPKCGGCARAILENYISALNTLWHPECFVCRECFTPFVNGSFFEHDGQPYCEVHYHERRGSLCSGCQKPITGRCITAMAKKFHPEHFVCAFCLKQLNKGTFKEQNDKPYCQNCFLKLFC; this is encoded by the exons ACGCCCTGCTGGCAGACTTGGAGTCCACCACTTCCCACATCTCCAAACGGCCTGTGTTCTTGTCAGAGGAGACCCCCTACTCATACCCAACTGGAAACCACACGTACCAGGAGATTGCCGTGCCACCCCCTGTCCCTCCACCCCCATCCAGTGAGGCCCTCAATGGCACCATCCTTGACCCCTTAGACCAGTGGCAGCCCAGCGCCTCCCGATTCGTCCACCAGCAG CGTCAGTCCCCGTCGCCCGTGTACAGCTCCAGTGCCAAAACTTCCAGTGCCTCGGTCCCCCAGGACAGCGTGGGCCCTCAGTGTCCCCGAGCCGGTGAGGAAGAGCACGTCTACAG TTTCCCCAACAAACAGAAGTCAGCTGAGCCTTCACCCACTGTGATGAGCTCCTCTCTGGGCAGCAACCTTTCCGAACTCGACCGCCTGCTGCTGGAACTGAACGCTGTGCAGCATAACCCCCCTGGCTTCCCCACAG aTGAGGCCAACTCAAGCCCCCCGCTTCCTGGGGCTCTGAGCCCCCATTATGGCATCCCGGAGAATAACAGCCCGCTGGGGGGCAAAGCTGGGACCCTGACCAAAGAGAAGCCCAAACGGAATGGGGGCCGGGGCCTGGAGGACGTGCGGCCCAGCGTGGAGAGTCTCTTGGATGAACTGGAGAGCTCCGTGCCCAGCCCCGT CCCTGCCATCACTGTGAACCAGGGTGAGATGAGCAGCCCTCAGCGAGTCACCTCCAGCCAGCAGCAGACTCGAATCTCAGCCTCTTCTGCCACCAGGGAGCTAGATGAACTCATGGCCTCGCTGTCGGATTTTAAG aCCAGCTCCTCTGCTGTGGCCTTGAGTGCCCCGGGGCTGCTGCCCAACTCAGCTCCATCCCCACACCACAtacttccctctcctcttcctcctggaggCCATGGTCACACCCTGGAGGTCCTCTGCGCTGAGGGCAATGATAGTGGACGGGGCCTTTTGCCTCCTGTGGCCCCCAGCTGGCTTGATTTGGCTGGCCTCGGGGTGATGCCTGACACCCCCAACTCAAGGTTTCCCTCTGCAGAGGGTTCTCTGGGGCCATCTGGTACAGAGAGCCAGGCTCAAGTTTGGAGGGACCCACCAGACCTCATGAGTGAGCTCTCCAGGGCTCCCCCGTACCACTCTCTACCCCGAGCTGGGTGTACAGGTCCCCCGGAGCCTGGAGACCCCCAAGGGCCGTCGAGAAGTCCTTTGTACTCGGAGGGGTCTATGGCTGCCACTTGGTCGCAGCCGTGGGCTTTGGAGGTACTCAGGCCTGAGACTCCCCATGGAGCTACGCCCACCTTCCAGGAAGTAACCGAGCCAGCTGTCAAGGCTGTGGACCGTCAGACTGTGTTCCCAGATACCTGGAGGCCCACGAAGGAACgtggacagaggaaggagagggcaaGGCCAGAGCCAGCGGAGGCGGAAGGCAGCTGCCCTGCCCCAGTTGATGAGCAGTTAGGTGGAGAGACGCCCATGAAGGGAAGCCTGGTCAGGCCAACCCAGGGACCCGAGACCCCCAGGCGGCCAGAGGCCACCACCGAAGCTGCTGCCGAGGCCAAGCGGAAACAGCCAGAGTCTCCACATGCCGCGGTCATGGACACACCCAGCACCACTGAGAGGATTTCCACCTCCGGCCAG ATCCGCTCTGTGATCAGGAGGAGCCGGGAGACGGGCCACGCGCACCCCATGTCCCGGGAGCCCTCCCCTCGCCGCCGGCTGGACCCCGCCACCCTGAGCAGGACCCCATCCCAGGAGCGGCTCATCGCAGAGCTGCAGGGTCGGCTGGGCATCCAGCCGGAGGCGGAGGAGGCAGCGGGGGCAGCAGGGGCCTCCACCGAGGACTGGCTGACCGAGGGCGTCATCATCACTGTGCAGCCACGTGGGAGGCGGGCCGGGGGGCAGCTTGTAGAGAAG gTTGTCTTCCCTCCTGGCTCTCCCATTCCCCTGAGAAGAACCTTCTCTGTtctggcttctcctcctcctgtcccttTGCTCCAGGATCGCAAAGATGCCTCGGCCAGCAGCTCTTCTCCCAAGCCCAGCCTGCCTGCCCCGTCTGTCCTGGGGCCCTCAGCTCTCACCCATGGTTCCTCTGGGGTCCAGAGTGATGAGGCAGGGTCCTGGGAAGACGATGCGCAgggtcccacccctccccctcctgcgCCCCACACTGGGAGGTCTGTGGGCTGCCAGACCGACGAGGACCCACTCTTCCCCCCGATGCAG GTCCAGGGCCTGGAACAAAGAGCAGATGGAGAGCTGTGCTGGGCAGCTGGCTGGCCTCCGAACGGCAGGCAGAGCAGTCCTGAAGGGCAGGACGAGGGAGGG TTCATGGCCCAGGGGAAGACGGGGAGCAGCTCTCCCCCAGGGGGGCCCCCAAAGCCCGGGAGCCAGCTAGACAGCATGCTGGGGAGCCTGCAATCCGACCTGAACAAACTGGGGGTCGCCACGGTTGCCAAAGGGGTCTGCGGGGCCTGCAAGAAGCCCATCGCCGGGCAG GTCGTGACTGCCATGGGGAAGACGTGGCACCCGGAGCACTTCGTCTGCACCCACTGCCAGGAGGAGATCGGATCCCGGAACTTCTTTGAGCGGGATGGACAGCCGTACTGTGAAAAGGACTATCACAACCTCTTCTCTCCGCGCTGCTACTACTGCAACGGTCCCATCCTGGAT AAAGTGGTGACAGCCCTTGACCGAACGTGGCACCCCGAGCACTTCTTCTGTGCCCAGTGTGGCGCCTTCTTCGGTCCTGAAG GGTTCCATGAGAAAGATGGCAAGGCCTACTGCCGGAAGGATTACTTTGACATGTTTGCGCCCAAGTGTGGCGGCTGTGCCCGGGCCATCCTGGAGAACTACATCTCGGCCCTCAACACCCTCTGGCATCCTGAGTGCTTCGTGTGCCGG GAATGCTTCACGCCATTCGTCAATGGCAGCTTCTTTGAGCACGACGGGCAGCCCTACTGTGAGGTGCACTACCACGAGCGGCGCGGCTCCCTGTGCTCTGGCTGCCAGAAGCCCATCACCGGCCGCTGCATCACCGCCATGGCCAAGAAATTCCACCCAGAGCACTTCGTCTGTGCCTTCTGCCTCAAGCAGCTCAACAAGGGCACCTTCAAGGAGCAGAACGACAAGCCTTACTGTCAGAACTGCTTCCTCAAGCTCTTCTGCTAG